Proteins encoded by one window of Blautia argi:
- a CDS encoding FtsW/RodA/SpoVE family cell cycle protein — MLNIIIELSKYLILILIALYTFESFTVFKYEDDYDKRYILRKQLLLIIFMDFTAFLVIFLKEEKLEILYLFGALLLYLLLVQGLYRLCYKKASILLLNHMCMLLSIGFIMLTRLSPDSAKRQFLIVAVATVIAMIVPILIKKMYFLKMWTWFYAAAGLGLLLIVLLFGANVNGAKININLGFFVFQPSEFVKIIFVFFVASRLYKKSAQFKDHVITTIVAAVHVLVLVLSRDLGSAVVFFITYVVMLYVATKKPFYLVAGLGSGSLAAVIAYFLFSHVRQRVVAWKAPFSVYENEGYQIVQGLFAIGAGGWFGLGLCQGSPEMIPFVKQDYMFAAICEELGGLFAICMILICMSMFLLVVNISLRIKKRFYKLIALGLGTEYAFQVFLTIGGVSKFIPMTGITLPLVSYGGSSALSTIIMLAIIQGLYILREDEDEEVERQR; from the coding sequence GTGCTTAATATTATTATTGAACTTTCAAAATATCTGATTTTGATACTGATTGCGCTCTATACTTTTGAGAGCTTTACAGTATTTAAGTATGAAGATGACTATGACAAACGGTATATTTTAAGAAAACAGCTTCTGTTAATTATATTTATGGATTTTACCGCTTTTCTGGTGATTTTTCTGAAGGAGGAAAAGCTGGAAATCCTGTATCTGTTTGGGGCATTACTTTTGTATCTTTTGCTGGTGCAGGGGCTTTATCGCCTGTGCTATAAGAAGGCATCCATCCTTCTTTTGAATCATATGTGCATGTTGCTGTCCATTGGTTTTATTATGCTGACCAGGCTGTCACCGGATTCAGCGAAACGGCAGTTTCTGATTGTAGCGGTGGCTACGGTGATTGCCATGATTGTCCCTATTCTGATTAAGAAAATGTACTTTCTGAAAATGTGGACCTGGTTTTATGCAGCAGCAGGTCTGGGGCTTTTGCTGATTGTGCTTTTGTTCGGAGCCAATGTAAACGGTGCGAAAATCAATATTAATCTGGGGTTTTTTGTGTTCCAGCCCTCAGAATTTGTAAAGATTATTTTTGTATTTTTTGTTGCCAGCAGACTGTATAAAAAGAGCGCCCAGTTCAAAGACCATGTGATTACCACCATTGTGGCGGCCGTGCATGTACTGGTGCTGGTGCTTTCCAGGGATTTGGGAAGTGCAGTGGTATTTTTTATTACTTATGTGGTCATGCTTTATGTGGCAACTAAAAAGCCTTTTTACCTGGTGGCAGGACTGGGAAGCGGATCTTTGGCAGCCGTGATTGCCTATTTCCTCTTTTCCCATGTGCGGCAGAGAGTTGTGGCATGGAAGGCACCCTTTTCTGTATATGAAAACGAAGGGTATCAGATTGTACAGGGGCTTTTTGCCATTGGAGCAGGAGGCTGGTTTGGTCTGGGGCTTTGTCAGGGTTCTCCGGAAATGATTCCCTTTGTAAAGCAGGACTATATGTTTGCAGCAATCTGTGAAGAATTGGGAGGATTATTTGCCATTTGTATGATTCTTATCTGTATGAGTATGTTCCTTCTGGTAGTCAATATATCTCTGCGGATTAAAAAACGTTTCTATAAACTTATTGCCCTGGGTCTGGGTACAGAATATGCATTTCAGGTATTCCTTACCATCGGAGGTGTGAGCAAATTTATTCCTATGACGGGTATCACTCTTCCTCTGGTGAGCTATGGAGGAAGTTCTGCGCTCAGCACCATTATTATGCTGGCGATTATTCAGGGTCTGTATATTTTAAGAGAAGACGAGGACGAGGAAGTTGAAAGACAAAGATAG
- the rpmB gene encoding 50S ribosomal protein L28, producing MAKCAICEKGAHFGISVSHSHRRSNKMWKSNIKSVRVKTDNGNAKKMYVCTSCLRSGKVERA from the coding sequence ATGGCAAAGTGCGCAATTTGTGAAAAAGGTGCTCATTTTGGAATCAGCGTGAGCCATTCTCATAGAAGATCCAACAAAATGTGGAAATCCAACATCAAATCTGTAAGAGTAAAAACAGACAATGGAAATGCAAAGAAAATGTACGTTTGTACTTCCTGTTTAAGAAGTGGTAAAGTAGAAAGAGCTTAA
- a CDS encoding peptidoglycan D,D-transpeptidase FtsI family protein has translation MKDKDRKSTKQRQKEEQRTQKRKRKAKRARNREYTIISYFFVVIFISLIGYMVYFNVAKREEVNSSPYNTRQNQMEDRILRGGIYSADGLVLANTETDEAGNETRVYPYGNMFAHVVGYDSHGKNGIEALANFSLMTSHNNYIDQVQNEILEKKNPGDNVITTLNTRLQEVAYNALGGYNGAVVVLNPKTGAVLASVSKPDFNPNTLSADWEYLVSDSSNSSLLNRATQGAYPPGSVFKVVDALAYLRQNGTIDNFSYNCSGSITVDGHTIPCFGGEVHGTEDFTTAFAESCNTAFTQMGLDLGGSNLQKTAEDLLFNKKLPIPIEYAKSKFELGSTPGNPLLMQTSIGQGNTLVSPMHMALITSAIANNGKLMQPYYIERVETVNGTTVKSTKPSVYKELMTESEANTLKTLMAEVVNRGTGTQLSGESYSAAGKTGSAEYYGSDGSIKTHSWFIGFSNVENPDLAIAVIAEGAGTGSTVAVPVAHEIFNAFYYG, from the coding sequence TTGAAAGACAAAGATAGAAAAAGTACAAAACAGCGTCAGAAAGAAGAACAGAGAACACAGAAAAGGAAAAGAAAGGCAAAACGTGCCAGAAACAGGGAATATACCATTATCAGCTATTTCTTTGTAGTGATTTTTATTTCCCTGATAGGCTATATGGTATATTTTAATGTGGCAAAACGGGAAGAGGTAAACAGCAGCCCTTACAATACCCGCCAGAATCAGATGGAGGATCGGATTTTAAGAGGCGGCATCTATTCTGCAGACGGACTGGTGCTGGCAAATACCGAAACTGATGAGGCTGGAAATGAAACTCGTGTATATCCATATGGAAATATGTTTGCTCATGTGGTAGGCTATGACAGCCATGGAAAAAACGGGATTGAGGCTCTTGCCAATTTTTCTCTTATGACTTCGCACAACAATTATATTGACCAGGTACAAAATGAAATTCTGGAAAAGAAAAATCCGGGTGATAATGTGATTACCACTTTAAACACCAGGCTGCAGGAGGTTGCTTACAATGCACTGGGGGGCTATAATGGAGCTGTGGTTGTACTAAATCCCAAGACAGGGGCTGTGCTGGCATCTGTCAGCAAGCCGGATTTTAATCCCAATACGCTAAGTGCGGACTGGGAGTATCTGGTCAGTGATTCCAGTAACAGCAGCCTTCTAAACAGGGCAACCCAGGGGGCGTATCCTCCGGGATCCGTTTTTAAAGTTGTAGACGCCCTTGCTTATCTGAGGCAAAACGGAACGATTGATAACTTTTCCTATAACTGTAGTGGCAGCATTACCGTAGATGGGCATACCATTCCCTGTTTTGGCGGAGAAGTACACGGAACAGAGGACTTTACTACTGCTTTTGCAGAGTCCTGTAACACAGCCTTTACCCAGATGGGACTTGACCTGGGCGGCAGCAATCTGCAGAAAACCGCAGAGGACTTGCTGTTTAACAAAAAACTGCCTATTCCCATTGAATATGCCAAGAGTAAATTTGAACTTGGAAGCACACCGGGCAACCCGCTGTTAATGCAGACTTCCATTGGACAGGGGAATACTCTGGTATCCCCTATGCATATGGCTTTGATTACCAGCGCTATTGCTAATAACGGGAAGCTGATGCAGCCTTACTACATTGAGCGCGTAGAAACAGTAAACGGTACAACGGTAAAAAGTACAAAGCCGTCTGTGTATAAGGAACTGATGACAGAGAGTGAAGCCAATACCTTGAAAACACTTATGGCAGAGGTGGTAAACAGAGGGACCGGTACACAGCTTTCCGGAGAAAGTTATTCTGCAGCAGGAAAGACAGGTTCAGCAGAATATTACGGCTCGGACGGAAGTATTAAGACGCATTCCTGGTTTATCGGTTTTTCCAATGTGGAGAATCCGGATTTGGCGATAGCTGTGATTGCAGAGGGTGCAGGAACCGGAAGCACGGTGGCTGTACCGGTGGCTCATGAAATTTTCAATGCTTTTTATTATGGTTAA
- the recG gene encoding ATP-dependent DNA helicase RecG, whose translation MKEQDSVRSIKGIGEKTEKLLAKLGIFTVGDFLRYYPRDYDEYREPIAVSEAEPGKKAAVFGRITGRVGMSNTGRKTVVTATIKDEKSSLQLIWYNMPFLRNTLQAGGFYIFRGTVVKKGARLIMEHPEIFKREDYEGLLYTLYPIYTLTKGLTNKFMVKTMHQILENREITAEYLPEEYRNHYRLAEYNYALSHIHFPKDKKDLVVGRRRLVFDEFLFFILSVRMMKEKNMESQNTFSIKPVWETEKLIESLPYPLTHAQRRVWNEIETNMTGHTLMSRLVQGDVGSGKTIIAFLSMILAAANGYQAALMVPTEVLARQHYEELCRLVQQQSFPFETVLLTGSQTAKEKRERYEKIAQGKAQLIIGTHALIQEKVIYENLALVITDEQHRFGVNQREDLSKKGVRPHVLVMSATPIPRTLAIILYGDLDISVMDQLPAKRLPIKNCVVDTSYRPTAYRFIEKQVQQGRQVYVICPMVEESEGLEAENVLDYSRKLQEALPGDIRVAYLHGRMKAAEKNEIMEKFADNEIQVLVSTTVIEVGVNVPNATVMMVENAERFGLAQLHQLRGRVGRGEHQSYCIFVQGGKDAETKERLEILVKSNDGFFIAGEDLRLRGPGDLFGIRQSGLLEFRLADIFQDSEILKDASQAAGAILDLDRDLSLPQNERLRSCLLSYARERMEMPGL comes from the coding sequence ATGAAAGAGCAGGACAGCGTACGGAGTATCAAAGGAATCGGGGAAAAGACAGAAAAGCTTCTGGCAAAATTGGGGATTTTTACGGTAGGAGATTTTCTCAGATACTATCCCAGAGATTATGATGAGTACAGAGAGCCGATTGCCGTATCAGAGGCAGAACCCGGGAAAAAGGCGGCTGTTTTCGGGCGAATTACCGGCAGAGTGGGTATGAGTAATACGGGCAGAAAAACGGTGGTAACTGCTACAATAAAGGACGAGAAAAGCAGTCTGCAGCTTATCTGGTACAATATGCCCTTTTTGCGGAATACGCTTCAGGCAGGCGGATTTTATATTTTTCGGGGGACAGTCGTCAAAAAAGGGGCGCGATTGATTATGGAACACCCGGAAATTTTTAAAAGAGAGGATTATGAAGGGCTTCTTTACACGCTGTATCCTATATATACTCTGACAAAGGGACTGACCAATAAGTTTATGGTAAAAACCATGCATCAGATTTTGGAAAACCGGGAAATTACTGCGGAGTATCTTCCGGAAGAATACAGGAATCATTACCGGCTGGCAGAATATAATTATGCGCTGTCGCACATTCATTTTCCAAAAGATAAAAAAGATTTGGTTGTGGGACGCAGAAGACTGGTTTTTGATGAATTTTTATTTTTTATTCTGTCTGTGCGCATGATGAAGGAAAAAAATATGGAGTCGCAAAATACTTTTTCCATAAAACCGGTGTGGGAAACAGAAAAGCTTATAGAGAGTCTGCCGTATCCTCTGACTCATGCACAGAGGAGAGTATGGAACGAAATTGAAACCAATATGACAGGACATACTCTGATGTCCAGGCTGGTACAGGGTGATGTGGGAAGCGGAAAGACGATTATTGCCTTTCTTTCTATGATACTGGCAGCAGCTAATGGATATCAGGCAGCTCTTATGGTACCTACAGAAGTTTTGGCAAGGCAGCATTATGAAGAATTGTGCAGGCTGGTGCAACAGCAGAGCTTTCCTTTTGAAACTGTGCTTCTGACCGGTTCTCAGACTGCAAAGGAGAAGCGGGAGCGTTATGAAAAAATTGCGCAGGGAAAGGCACAACTTATTATAGGAACCCATGCGTTGATACAGGAAAAGGTGATATACGAAAATCTGGCGCTTGTCATTACAGATGAGCAGCATCGTTTTGGAGTGAATCAAAGAGAGGATTTGTCTAAAAAAGGAGTCAGACCTCATGTGCTGGTTATGAGTGCAACGCCGATTCCCAGAACTTTGGCTATTATCCTTTATGGGGATTTGGATATTTCTGTCATGGATCAGCTGCCTGCAAAAAGACTTCCCATTAAAAACTGTGTGGTGGATACCTCTTACAGGCCAACTGCCTACCGTTTTATTGAGAAGCAGGTGCAGCAGGGACGGCAGGTCTATGTTATTTGTCCCATGGTAGAGGAAAGCGAGGGATTAGAGGCGGAAAATGTCTTAGACTACAGCAGAAAGCTTCAGGAAGCCCTGCCAGGTGATATCCGGGTAGCTTATCTTCACGGGAGAATGAAAGCAGCAGAAAAAAATGAAATCATGGAGAAATTTGCAGACAACGAAATTCAGGTGCTGGTATCTACCACAGTCATTGAAGTAGGTGTCAATGTACCAAACGCTACAGTTATGATGGTGGAAAATGCCGAGCGGTTTGGCCTGGCACAGCTTCATCAGCTCAGAGGACGGGTAGGTAGAGGTGAGCATCAGTCCTACTGTATTTTTGTCCAGGGAGGAAAGGACGCAGAAACAAAGGAGCGTCTGGAAATTCTGGTAAAGTCCAACGATGGATTTTTTATTGCAGGGGAAGATTTAAGACTGAGGGGACCGGGAGATTTGTTTGGAATCCGGCAAAGCGGTCTTCTGGAGTTTCGGCTTGCAGATATCTTCCAGGATTCCGAAATTTTAAAGGATGCCAGCCAGGCAGCAGGAGCAATCCTGGATTTGGACAGAGATTTATCCCTTCCTCAGAACGAAAGGCTGAGAAGCTGTCTGTTGTCTTATGCCAGAGAGCGTATGGAAATGCCGGGGTTGTAG
- a CDS encoding GerW family sporulation protein → MAAENNFQSTVESLFKGMDSFITTKTVVGEAITVGDTIILPLVDVSFGVGAGAFSEEKKNNGGGGMGGKISPSAVLVISNGVTKLVNIKNQDGLTKILDMVPDFLNKFTEGKKEAEVVIHTEEKTEPEVQEAE, encoded by the coding sequence ATGGCTGCAGAAAATAATTTTCAGTCTACAGTAGAATCACTGTTTAAAGGGATGGACAGCTTTATTACTACAAAAACTGTAGTGGGAGAGGCAATTACCGTGGGAGATACCATTATTCTGCCTCTGGTAGATGTTTCTTTTGGCGTGGGAGCAGGCGCTTTTTCAGAAGAAAAGAAAAACAATGGCGGCGGCGGTATGGGAGGAAAGATTTCTCCAAGCGCAGTACTGGTGATTTCCAATGGAGTGACAAAGCTGGTAAACATTAAAAATCAGGACGGACTTACCAAAATCCTGGATATGGTGCCGGATTTCCTGAATAAGTTTACAGAGGGAAAGAAAGAGGCAGAGGTTGTAATCCATACAGAGGAGAAAACAGAGCCGGAAGTACAGGAAGCAGAGTAG
- a CDS encoding DUF2953 domain-containing protein produces the protein MIVLHILLIILKLLGILLLVIFGLLLLVLLSMLLCPVGYRLQGTKSQEGCQGTVMVYWLFHLISVKGFSEGREKKQGFSVRIFGIPLEKLQGFLKKRENRKKQQLSKKTQEELSDVVSEKEERQRLPKEKEIAVPSDHEEEPEKEENSKPQDSVRERKASVFKRLMGLPKTAVAFLKKLCQIPGRVFKALGNFRLTWKKICAKIKSVKELWGSEPFQRSRILFLAELKKLFRRIRPKKVEGYVKFGFEDPCLTGELLGGLGIFYPLYGKHFTIEPYFDQRIFQGELLVRGRIYGIHFVLLVWNLFRNRDIRYLVKRIKTYI, from the coding sequence ATGATAGTGCTACATATCTTATTGATAATATTAAAGCTTCTGGGAATCCTGCTGCTGGTTATTTTCGGTTTGCTGCTGTTGGTTCTTCTATCAATGCTCCTTTGTCCTGTGGGATACAGACTGCAGGGGACAAAGAGTCAGGAGGGCTGTCAGGGAACTGTGATGGTATATTGGCTTTTTCATCTCATATCTGTAAAAGGCTTTTCTGAAGGAAGGGAGAAAAAACAGGGATTTTCTGTAAGAATTTTCGGGATTCCTCTGGAAAAGCTGCAGGGCTTTCTGAAAAAGAGAGAAAACCGAAAGAAGCAGCAGCTTTCAAAAAAAACGCAGGAGGAGTTATCCGACGTTGTATCAGAAAAAGAAGAACGGCAGCGTTTGCCAAAGGAAAAGGAAATTGCAGTACCTTCAGACCATGAAGAAGAGCCTGAGAAAGAAGAAAATTCTAAACCTCAGGATTCTGTTAGGGAAAGGAAAGCCTCTGTTTTCAAAAGGCTTATGGGTTTACCGAAGACAGCGGTCGCTTTTTTGAAAAAGCTGTGTCAGATTCCGGGAAGGGTTTTTAAGGCTCTGGGAAATTTCCGATTAACATGGAAGAAAATCTGTGCTAAAATAAAATCTGTAAAAGAATTGTGGGGTTCAGAACCATTTCAAAGAAGCCGGATTCTGTTTTTGGCAGAACTGAAAAAGCTTTTTCGCCGTATACGGCCAAAAAAAGTAGAGGGATATGTGAAGTTTGGCTTTGAAGACCCCTGTCTTACCGGAGAGCTTTTGGGCGGTCTAGGCATATTTTATCCCTTATATGGGAAACACTTTACCATAGAGCCTTATTTTGATCAGAGAATTTTCCAGGGAGAACTTCTGGTAAGAGGACGAATTTACGGGATTCATTTTGTGCTTCTGGTATGGAACTTGTTCAGAAACCGGGATATTCGATATTTAGTGAAAAGGATAAAAACATATATTTAA
- a CDS encoding Asp23/Gls24 family envelope stress response protein, translated as MNGFVDTGLGKITIDTDVIATYAGSVAVECFGIVGMAAVSMKDGLVKLLKRDSLRHGINVTIADNRITLDFHVIVAYGVSISAVSDNLISNVKYKVEEFTGLTIEKINILVEGVRVID; from the coding sequence ATGAATGGATTTGTTGATACAGGATTAGGAAAAATTACGATTGATACAGATGTGATTGCCACTTATGCGGGCAGCGTAGCAGTGGAATGTTTTGGAATTGTAGGTATGGCTGCCGTAAGCATGAAGGATGGACTTGTAAAATTATTAAAGAGGGACAGCTTAAGACATGGAATTAATGTAACCATTGCGGACAACCGCATTACCCTGGACTTTCATGTGATTGTTGCTTATGGGGTCAGTATTTCAGCAGTTTCTGACAATTTAATCAGTAACGTGAAGTACAAAGTAGAAGAATTTACAGGCCTGACTATAGAGAAGATCAATATCCTTGTAGAAGGCGTAAGAGTAATTGATTAA
- a CDS encoding NUDIX hydrolase, producing the protein MIEATSCGGVVIYRGKILTLYKSYKHKYEGWVLPKGTVEEGEDYKDTALREVKEEAGVTATIMKYVGKSQYSFCIPEDTVEKEVYWYLMSAGSYFSRPQKEEYFVDSGFYKFHEAYHLLRFSNEKQILEKAYNEYLDLKKANLWGNRKYF; encoded by the coding sequence ATGATTGAAGCAACAAGCTGTGGCGGAGTGGTAATATATCGGGGAAAAATACTGACCTTGTATAAGTCCTACAAGCATAAATATGAAGGCTGGGTGCTGCCAAAGGGAACGGTAGAGGAAGGCGAGGACTATAAGGACACAGCGCTGCGAGAGGTAAAGGAAGAAGCCGGAGTGACAGCAACCATTATGAAATATGTGGGAAAAAGCCAGTATAGTTTTTGTATACCGGAGGATACTGTAGAAAAAGAGGTATATTGGTATCTCATGTCTGCGGGAAGTTATTTTAGCAGACCCCAGAAAGAAGAATACTTTGTGGATTCCGGTTTCTACAAATTTCACGAGGCTTACCACCTTTTACGCTTTTCGAATGAAAAGCAGATTTTGGAAAAAGCTTACAATGAATACCTGGATTTGAAAAAAGCAAATCTGTGGGGAAACCGGAAGTATTTTTGA
- the cptIN gene encoding type III toxin-antitoxin system CptIN family toxin, which translates to MTNHYFYFISDEYFQKFPDRYLMKNKESTDGQTHNRPCYCAFQDRQHPEVYWLIPFSSQVAKFRKVYKSKLARYHRCNTLVFGEVLGHEKAFLIQNMCPVTRRYVTMQYMDAASQKPVCISQKTQKQILKYSREVLEQLRHGNSSLIFPNVLSIEQQLLNEEQKKRTPFISLP; encoded by the coding sequence ATGACAAATCATTATTTTTATTTCATTTCTGATGAATATTTTCAAAAATTTCCGGACAGGTATCTGATGAAAAACAAAGAATCTACGGATGGACAGACCCACAACCGCCCCTGCTACTGTGCCTTTCAGGACAGACAGCACCCGGAAGTATACTGGCTGATTCCCTTTTCCTCTCAGGTCGCTAAATTCCGAAAAGTTTACAAAAGCAAGCTTGCCCGGTATCACCGATGCAACACCCTTGTATTCGGTGAAGTTTTAGGTCACGAAAAAGCCTTTCTGATACAGAATATGTGTCCTGTCACCCGGCGCTATGTTACCATGCAGTACATGGACGCTGCCAGTCAAAAGCCTGTGTGCATTTCCCAAAAAACGCAGAAGCAGATTCTGAAATATTCCAGAGAGGTTTTAGAACAACTCCGCCATGGAAATTCCTCTCTTATCTTTCCCAATGTCCTTTCCATTGAACAGCAGCTTCTTAATGAAGAGCAGAAAAAAAGAACCCCTTTTATTTCTCTGCCATAA
- a CDS encoding DAK2 domain-containing protein, producing the protein MNTNTVDAKMLGRMFLSGAKNLEAKKEWINELNVFPVPDGDTGTNMTLTIMSAASEVSALSDSSMKALAKAISSGSLRGARGNSGVILSQLLRGFTKVIEHHDTVDAATFARAFEKGVETAYKAVMKPKEGTILTVARGAAEKALEIAGESESLEAFFTDVIAEAELVLSRTPDMLPVLKEAGVVDSGGQGLLEVLKGAFDGYMGKEIDLNFEKPKTAAMTKPVSAEESNIKFGYCTEFIIMLEKQFTDKDEHAFKEYLMSIGDSLVVVADDEIVKVHVHTNDPGKAIQRALTYGQLSNMKIDNMRLEHHEKVIKEAEKMAAQQAALEPEKEVGFISVSVGEGMGEIFKELGADYLIEGGQTMNPSTEDVLQAIDRVRAKNIFIFPNNKNIILAANQARDLTEDKNIIVIPTKTIPQGITALISYVPDKTVEQNTEEMLEAVQNVKTGQITYAVRDTRIDDKDIRQGDIMGIGDHGLLAVGPGIEDITVAALQEMVDEDSEIISVYYGQEVSEEDAEHLEERLSELYPDFDIEIHNGGQPIYYYVVSVE; encoded by the coding sequence TTGAATACCAATACCGTTGATGCGAAGATGCTTGGCAGAATGTTCCTTTCCGGGGCAAAAAATCTGGAGGCGAAAAAAGAGTGGATTAATGAATTAAACGTTTTTCCGGTTCCTGACGGAGATACAGGAACTAATATGACTCTGACCATTATGTCAGCAGCATCAGAAGTAAGCGCACTGTCAGATTCCAGTATGAAAGCTTTAGCAAAAGCGATTTCTTCCGGTTCCTTAAGAGGGGCAAGAGGAAACTCCGGTGTTATTCTTTCTCAGCTTTTAAGAGGCTTTACAAAAGTGATTGAACACCATGATACAGTAGATGCAGCTACCTTTGCCAGAGCTTTTGAAAAAGGTGTGGAAACCGCATATAAGGCAGTTATGAAGCCAAAAGAGGGAACTATTCTGACAGTTGCCAGAGGCGCAGCAGAAAAAGCGTTGGAAATTGCAGGAGAAAGTGAAAGCCTGGAGGCCTTTTTTACAGATGTGATTGCAGAGGCTGAGCTGGTGCTTTCCAGAACCCCGGATATGCTTCCGGTACTGAAGGAAGCAGGTGTGGTGGATTCCGGTGGACAGGGTCTTCTGGAAGTATTAAAAGGTGCTTTTGACGGTTATATGGGCAAAGAAATTGATTTGAATTTTGAAAAGCCCAAAACAGCAGCAATGACAAAGCCGGTATCTGCAGAAGAAAGCAATATTAAATTTGGATACTGTACAGAGTTTATTATTATGCTGGAAAAGCAGTTTACAGATAAGGACGAGCATGCGTTCAAGGAATATCTCATGTCTATCGGGGATTCTCTGGTGGTTGTGGCAGACGATGAAATCGTTAAGGTCCATGTACATACCAATGATCCTGGAAAGGCAATTCAGAGGGCGTTGACGTATGGACAGTTATCCAACATGAAAATTGATAATATGCGTCTGGAGCATCATGAAAAAGTAATCAAGGAAGCTGAAAAGATGGCGGCACAGCAGGCAGCTCTGGAGCCGGAGAAAGAGGTTGGCTTTATTTCCGTATCCGTGGGAGAAGGAATGGGTGAAATCTTTAAAGAATTGGGTGCAGATTACCTGATTGAAGGCGGACAGACCATGAACCCAAGTACAGAAGATGTTCTGCAGGCCATTGACCGGGTTCGTGCAAAGAATATTTTCATTTTCCCGAACAACAAGAATATTATTCTGGCAGCAAATCAGGCCAGAGATTTGACAGAGGATAAGAATATTATTGTCATTCCTACAAAAACCATTCCTCAGGGAATTACTGCATTGATTTCCTATGTGCCGGATAAAACCGTGGAACAGAACACAGAGGAAATGTTGGAAGCAGTACAGAATGTGAAGACAGGACAGATTACCTATGCGGTTCGTGATACAAGAATTGATGACAAAGATATCCGTCAGGGAGATATTATGGGAATTGGCGACCATGGTCTTTTGGCTGTGGGACCGGGAATCGAGGATATCACAGTAGCTGCACTGCAGGAAATGGTTGATGAAGACTCTGAAATTATCAGTGTTTATTATGGACAGGAGGTATCTGAAGAGGACGCAGAGCATCTGGAGGAACGTCTGAGCGAGCTGTATCCTGACTTTGATATTGAAATTCATAACGGCGGACAGCCGATTTACTACTATGTAGTATCTGTGGAATAG
- a CDS encoding DUF6465 family protein: MSVRKTTTKAAAEAVAAKTTPAKTEETKTETVAKKTTVKRGAAKKEAAAKKATATKPTAKAVVKETVFLQFAGKEYDMEVIKTNVKTAWAAETGKKESDIKDVQIYVKPEESAAYYVVNGEFVEGGRKIDL, translated from the coding sequence ATGTCAGTCAGAAAGACAACTACAAAGGCTGCAGCAGAAGCTGTTGCTGCAAAGACGACTCCAGCGAAGACAGAAGAAACAAAAACAGAAACAGTTGCTAAGAAAACAACAGTAAAAAGAGGAGCTGCCAAGAAAGAGGCTGCTGCAAAAAAAGCAACTGCCACAAAGCCAACTGCAAAGGCTGTTGTAAAGGAAACTGTATTCTTACAGTTTGCAGGCAAGGAGTATGACATGGAAGTCATTAAAACAAATGTGAAGACAGCATGGGCAGCAGAAACAGGCAAAAAGGAAAGCGACATCAAGGACGTACAGATTTATGTGAAACCGGAAGAAAGCGCTGCTTACTATGTGGTAAACGGTGAATTCGTAGAAGGCGGAAGAAAAATAGACTTATAA
- a CDS encoding alpha/beta-type small acid-soluble spore protein produces the protein MSNNNSSSNRAAVPEAKGALNRFKYEVANELGVPLTDGYNGNLTSKQNGSVGGYMVKKMIEAQERQMSGTGSTQQF, from the coding sequence ATGTCTAACAACAATTCTTCTTCAAACAGAGCAGCCGTACCAGAAGCAAAAGGTGCATTGAACCGTTTCAAATACGAAGTTGCCAATGAACTGGGTGTACCCCTTACAGACGGCTACAACGGAAACCTGACTTCCAAACAGAACGGTTCCGTAGGCGGTTATATGGTGAAAAAAATGATTGAAGCACAGGAAAGACAGATGAGCGGCACAGGTTCTACACAGCAGTTCTAA